The Nitrospira sp. KM1 genome includes a window with the following:
- the folD gene encoding bifunctional methylenetetrahydrofolate dehydrogenase/methenyltetrahydrofolate cyclohydrolase FolD, producing MAARIIDGKALAQQVRDRLAVESAALLAKTGIKPGLATILVGDDPASHVYVRNKQKACEQAGIYVDDHKLSASTAQSELLALIEKKNADPKIHGILVQLPLPKHIDSKVILEAVSPHKDADGFHPYNFGRLVEGHPVFEACTPKGVIKMIESAGVSIEGKRAVVLGRSNIVGKPLALMLLQRHATVTICHSKTKDLPAVCREADLLLVAIGKAKFVTADMVREGAVVIDVGTNKTPEGKLCGDVDYEPVSQKAGWISPVPGGVGPMTIAMLLDNTVESAKRMAGM from the coding sequence GTGGCGGCACGAATCATCGACGGGAAAGCCCTAGCACAGCAAGTAAGAGATCGTTTGGCGGTGGAATCAGCCGCCCTATTGGCCAAAACAGGAATCAAACCGGGATTGGCGACCATTCTCGTAGGAGACGATCCCGCTTCGCACGTCTATGTGCGCAACAAACAGAAAGCTTGCGAACAGGCTGGAATTTACGTTGACGATCACAAGTTATCCGCTTCGACAGCTCAGTCGGAGTTGCTGGCTCTCATCGAAAAGAAGAATGCTGATCCGAAGATTCATGGGATCCTCGTCCAACTCCCTTTACCGAAGCATATAGACAGTAAGGTCATCCTTGAAGCTGTTTCTCCGCACAAGGATGCGGACGGGTTTCATCCATATAATTTTGGACGGTTAGTCGAAGGCCATCCTGTTTTCGAGGCCTGCACGCCCAAAGGGGTCATCAAGATGATCGAGTCAGCCGGAGTGTCCATCGAAGGGAAGCGTGCCGTGGTGCTGGGCAGAAGCAATATCGTGGGAAAACCGCTGGCGCTTATGCTGTTGCAACGCCATGCGACCGTGACGATTTGTCATTCCAAGACCAAGGATCTTCCCGCTGTGTGCCGGGAAGCGGACCTCCTTCTGGTTGCGATTGGGAAGGCAAAATTCGTCACCGCCGACATGGTGCGCGAAGGTGCAGTGGTCATCGATGTGGGTACGAATAAAACTCCCGAAGGAAAGCTGTGCGGTGATGTGGATTACGAGCCGGTCAGCCAAAAGGCGGGCTGGATCAGCCCCGTTCCCGGCGGGGTCGGTCCCATGACGATAGCGATGTTGCTGGACAACACGGTCGAGTCTGCGAAGAGAATGGCCGGAATGTAA
- a CDS encoding methylenetetrahydrofolate reductase: MEQEPKRLLEVLDRGQFAVTIEYNPPKGTNLTAVLDNAKTMVGRVHGVNVTDNTAAVVRAGSLPVCRLLYELGHDPVMQMTCRDRNRIAMQSDLMGAHMLGIRNILCLTGDYPTVGDHKDAKPVYDLDSVQVMQLVQGLNHGRDMAGHALDGATAFHIGAAVTPEADPVGPMLAKFEVKVKAGARFFQTQAIYNPDQFAEFMKAVRPFKVKVLAGILVMRNAKMAEFMNANIPGVSVPQAMIDELRAAGARSEDAGVEIAVRTIKAVQPHCDGVHIMAIKATHRLGEILTKAQLG; the protein is encoded by the coding sequence ATGGAGCAGGAGCCGAAACGTCTACTCGAAGTGCTCGATCGCGGGCAGTTTGCCGTCACGATCGAATACAACCCTCCCAAAGGAACGAATCTCACAGCAGTACTCGACAATGCCAAGACCATGGTCGGGCGTGTACATGGGGTCAATGTCACCGATAACACGGCCGCAGTGGTCCGCGCTGGCTCTCTCCCCGTGTGTCGCCTGCTCTATGAGTTGGGGCATGATCCGGTCATGCAGATGACCTGTCGGGACCGGAATCGCATCGCGATGCAGTCGGACTTGATGGGCGCGCATATGCTTGGGATTCGGAACATTCTCTGTCTCACAGGTGATTATCCGACGGTCGGAGATCATAAAGACGCGAAACCCGTCTACGACTTGGATTCCGTTCAGGTCATGCAGCTCGTGCAGGGGCTCAATCATGGGCGGGATATGGCCGGACATGCCCTCGACGGCGCCACCGCTTTCCATATCGGGGCTGCCGTAACTCCGGAGGCAGATCCGGTCGGCCCGATGCTGGCGAAGTTTGAAGTGAAGGTCAAAGCCGGCGCAAGATTCTTCCAAACGCAGGCAATTTACAATCCGGACCAGTTTGCGGAGTTTATGAAGGCGGTTCGACCGTTCAAAGTCAAGGTGCTGGCCGGCATCCTCGTCATGCGCAACGCCAAGATGGCAGAGTTCATGAATGCGAATATTCCAGGGGTATCGGTTCCGCAGGCGATGATCGATGAGCTGCGGGCGGCAGGCGCCCGGTCCGAGGACGCGGGAGTTGAAATCGCGGTCCGCACGATCAAGGCCGTGCAACCGCACTGCGATGGTGTCCACATCATGGCGATCAAGGCAACTCATCGTTTGGGGGAGATTCTGACAAAGGCTCAACTTGGTTGA
- the panB gene encoding 3-methyl-2-oxobutanoate hydroxymethyltransferase: MTIPELRQYKGGKKLVVVTAYDALFARIIEQAGIDVLLVGDSLGVVVQGQANTLGVSMDEMFYHTRLVAEAAQRALVIGDMPFMSYQASREDAIRNAGRLVQAGAHAVKLEGGSTIIDQVDAITQIGIPVVGHLGMTPQSVHRYGGYRVQGKAEEDAEVLVNDAKVLEAAGAVAVVLEAIPAMLAKRITEQVSMPTIGIGAGPHCDGQVLVLYDLLGLFDEFVPKFVKPYAHLKADALQALRRYKEEVEQSKFPSDSESYH, translated from the coding sequence ATGACCATCCCTGAACTCCGACAATACAAGGGAGGGAAAAAACTCGTCGTGGTGACGGCGTATGACGCCCTCTTCGCCCGTATTATCGAGCAGGCGGGAATCGATGTACTCCTGGTCGGTGATTCACTTGGAGTGGTGGTGCAAGGACAAGCGAATACTCTTGGCGTTTCGATGGACGAGATGTTCTACCACACCAGACTGGTTGCAGAGGCGGCTCAACGCGCTCTCGTTATCGGCGACATGCCGTTTATGTCGTACCAGGCGAGCCGAGAAGATGCGATTCGCAATGCAGGTCGATTGGTGCAGGCAGGGGCTCATGCCGTGAAACTCGAAGGCGGCTCCACGATCATTGATCAGGTCGACGCCATTACGCAGATTGGGATCCCCGTGGTGGGACATCTCGGCATGACGCCGCAATCGGTCCACCGGTACGGCGGTTATAGAGTTCAGGGAAAAGCTGAAGAAGACGCCGAGGTCTTGGTCAACGACGCCAAGGTGCTGGAGGCTGCAGGGGCAGTAGCGGTCGTGCTGGAAGCGATTCCCGCCATGCTCGCGAAGCGTATTACCGAACAAGTGTCCATGCCCACGATCGGTATCGGTGCAGGTCCTCATTGCGACGGCCAAGTGCTGGTATTGTACGACCTTCTTGGTTTGTTCGACGAATTCGTTCCGAAGTTTGTGAAGCCCTATGCTCACCTCAAGGCTGACGCTCTTCAGGCGCTCAGGCGGTATAAAGAGGAAGTCGAACAGAGCAAATTCCCGTCGGATTCGGAGAGCTACCATTAA